The Zingiber officinale cultivar Zhangliang chromosome 9A, Zo_v1.1, whole genome shotgun sequence genome window below encodes:
- the LOC122019622 gene encoding probable WRKY transcription factor 2, with protein METLGTNDNAILADDSYAQMMRTNELIESEQYALAMVSPENTQREEHNNNNENQLENEVVGVNVAPLLREVSEAIGNPPSDGYNWRKYGQKKVKGNKFPRSYYKCTYPDCKAKKKVEYSDEGYAAEIIYKEKHDHPQANPACDLVSIYLAQEMTYNLNKEDDNDSRKRKLDQYVATAQMSSSSRSARQQKWVAKMVSHHNVVDDGYRWQKYGQKVVKGNTEPRNYYKCTHPGCIVKKHIERAVDDCNILLTTYEGNHNHDIVTTNNIDNNLNFTTADFSFDHHNQANNLQLEARVEAATTANQEERFMRFECPNRLNTIRPRTVSVEQCPRPNLGFQPIVMPYVGLPGALESNVGRIQEFNASSSRTQLPMRANIPRGYDMTMTMTPPQSRRM; from the exons ATGGAGACATTGgggacgaac GACAATGCAATCCTTGCTGATGATTCATATGCTCAAATGATGCGCACCAACGAGCTTATCGAATCG GAACAATATGCACTAGCTATGGTTTCACCGGAGAACACGCAACGTGAAGAACACAACAACAACAATGAAAATCAGCTCGAAAATGAGGTTGTGGGTGTAAATGTTGCGCCTTTGCTAAGGGAAGTCTCGGAGGCAATTGGGAATCCGCCCTCGGACGGATACAATTGGAGGAAATACGGGCAAAAGAAAGTGAAAGGAAACAAGTTTCCAAGGAGCTATTACAAATGCACATATCCAGATTGCAAGGCAAAGAAGAAGGTCGAATACTCAGACGAAGGTTATGCCGCGGAAATAATCTATAAGGAAAAGCATGATCACCCCCAAGCTAACCCCGCCTGTGACCTCGTCAGTATCTATTTAGCGCAAGAAATGACCTACAATCTCAATAAAGAAGATGATAACGACTCAAGAAAAAG GAAGTTGGATCAATACGTTGCTACTGCACAAATGAGCTCATCTTCGAGATCGGCTCGTCAACAAAAGTGGGTGGCTAAAATGGTAAGCCACCATAATGTGGTCGACGATGGATATCGTTGGCAAAAGTACGGGCAAAAGGTTGTGAAGGGAAACACAGAACCAAG gAATTACTACAAGTGCACTCATCCAGGATGCATAGTGAAGAAGCACATAGAGAGGGCCGTAGATGATTGTAACATACTATTGACAACCTACGAAGGCAACCACAACCATGATATTGTGACAACAAACAATATTGACAACAATTTGAACTTTACAACGGCTGACTTTTCATTCGACCATCACAATCAAGCTAATAACTTGCAGTTGGAGGCAAGAGTTGAGGCAGCAACAACGGCGAACCAAGAAGAAAGGTTCATGAGATTTGAATGCCCTAATCGTCTCAACACAATTCGTCCGAGAACAGTTAGTGTGGAACAATGTCCTCGGCCTAACTTGGGTTTTCAACCTATCGTTATGCCTTATGTGGGCCTTCCTGGGGCACTTGAATCAAATGTAGGGCGCATACAAGAGTTCAATGCTTCATCCTCGAGGACACAATTGCCTATGCGAGCTAATATTCCTCGAGGATATGATATGACTATGACAATGACACCACCTCAGTCACGTCGGatgtaa